A genomic segment from Paramixta manurensis encodes:
- a CDS encoding PTS sugar transporter subunit IIA, which translates to MSGILNENGILLGASFANQSDAIRQAGNLLASAGYVTEKYVDYMLEREQVTSTFMGNNLAIPHGINGSEAEILRSGIAVIQVPEGVSFGEDKTAYVVVGIAGKDGAHLDILTQIALACMEEDNIHRLRYAKQKHEVLSVLGF; encoded by the coding sequence ATGAGCGGTATTCTCAATGAAAACGGCATCTTGTTAGGCGCTAGCTTTGCCAATCAGTCTGACGCCATTCGTCAGGCTGGCAACCTATTGGCTTCCGCCGGTTACGTTACCGAGAAGTATGTGGATTACATGCTGGAGCGGGAGCAGGTAACGTCGACCTTTATGGGGAATAACCTGGCGATTCCGCATGGCATTAATGGTTCTGAAGCGGAGATTTTGCGTTCCGGTATTGCGGTGATCCAGGTACCGGAAGGGGTCAGCTTTGGTGAAGATAAAACGGCCTACGTGGTGGTGGGGATTGCCGGAAAAGATGGCGCGCATCTTGATATTTTAACGCAGATTGCCCTTGCCTGTATGGAAGAGGACAACATTCACCGCCTGCGTTATGCAAAACAGAAACACGAAGTTTTATCCGTGCTTGGGTTTTAA
- a CDS encoding amino acid ABC transporter permease — protein MNISLNMAHIWFLLQGTFWTAILSLMAFGGGGLVGFLLALGRISPVRALRWLVSAWVQLVQGTPLLIIMFMIYFGLPQLGLSVSPMIAAGVSLTLYSSAYLGEIWRGCIQSVPRAQWEAAECLALSRTQRLFKVILPQAIRLATPPTVGFSVQIIKNTSLASVVGFVELARAGQLINNSIFEPFIIYLLVACLYFCLCFPVSMWSRRLERSASERKNRRQPAAIARTA, from the coding sequence ATGAATATCTCGCTAAATATGGCGCATATCTGGTTTTTACTGCAGGGCACCTTCTGGACGGCGATTCTTTCACTGATGGCGTTTGGCGGCGGCGGGCTAGTGGGCTTCCTGTTGGCGCTGGGCCGTATTTCTCCGGTGCGCGCGTTACGCTGGTTAGTTAGCGCTTGGGTCCAGTTGGTTCAGGGAACGCCGCTGTTAATCATTATGTTTATGATTTACTTCGGTCTACCGCAGTTGGGGCTTTCCGTTTCTCCGATGATTGCCGCAGGCGTGTCGTTAACCCTCTATTCCAGCGCTTATCTTGGCGAAATCTGGCGTGGTTGTATTCAGTCGGTGCCGCGCGCGCAGTGGGAGGCAGCAGAATGTCTGGCTCTGTCACGTACCCAACGCCTGTTCAAGGTGATCTTGCCGCAGGCGATCAGGTTGGCAACGCCGCCCACCGTTGGGTTCTCGGTGCAGATTATTAAAAATACCTCGCTGGCCTCAGTGGTGGGATTTGTGGAGTTGGCCCGCGCCGGGCAGTTGATTAATAACTCCATTTTTGAGCCCTTTATCATTTACTTGCTGGTGGCTTGCCTCTACTTCTGCCTGTGTTTTCCGGTTTCTATGTGGAGCCGCCGTTTGGAGCGGAGCGCAAGCGAGAGAAAAAATAGACGGCAGCCCGCCGCGATTGCCCGAACGGCCTAA
- a CDS encoding amino acid ABC transporter permease, translating into MKLDFTAIFLQWQMLMDGALLTAQLAVIATVSGFLIGTLCAVARRSHFAWCRRAAAVYIEAIRNTPFLVQIFLVYFGLSSLGFSFTAFTVSVIALTINVSAYTAEIMRAGFESVHQGQWEAAETLGLSRWQQYWHVALRPAAERVYPSLTSQFILLMLASSVTSQISAEELTATANFIQSETYRPFETFFIVAGIYLALSLLMRLAFWLIGLAVFPRRRRLGTPA; encoded by the coding sequence ATGAAGCTCGATTTCACGGCGATTTTTTTACAATGGCAAATGTTAATGGATGGCGCATTGTTGACCGCGCAGTTAGCGGTAATCGCCACCGTATCTGGTTTTCTGATTGGTACACTGTGCGCCGTGGCCCGACGTTCTCACTTTGCGTGGTGTCGCCGGGCGGCGGCCGTGTATATCGAAGCCATTCGCAACACGCCATTTTTGGTGCAGATTTTCTTGGTTTATTTCGGCCTGTCGAGCCTCGGTTTCTCATTTACCGCTTTCACGGTGTCGGTGATTGCGCTGACGATTAATGTTAGCGCCTATACCGCAGAAATAATGCGTGCCGGGTTCGAATCCGTTCACCAGGGGCAGTGGGAGGCGGCGGAAACGCTGGGACTTTCTCGCTGGCAACAGTACTGGCATGTGGCGTTACGTCCGGCGGCGGAGCGGGTTTATCCCTCGCTGACCAGTCAGTTTATTTTATTGATGTTGGCTTCTTCGGTGACGTCGCAAATTTCGGCAGAAGAACTGACCGCCACCGCGAACTTTATTCAGTCTGAAACCTATCGTCCCTTTGAGACGTTCTTTATTGTCGCCGGGATTTATCTGGCGCTGTCGTTATTGATGCGGCTGGCGTTTTGGTTAATTGGGTTGGCGGTTTTTCCTCGTCGTCGACGTCTTGGCACCCCAGCGTGA
- a CDS encoding sorbitol-6-phosphate dehydrogenase subunit, with protein MKSEGWLNLERKVIIVTGGASGIGAKISQNLHDNNAIVVIGDLHESEASAEYADLFIPCDITNKTSVENMVAAVIERYGHIDGLVNNAGVNRPRLLVDFYKKNNHYEASEDDFDFIVRVNQKGPFLCTQAVVRHMIDRKKGTVVNISSEAGTEGSAGQSIYSATKGALNSFTRSWAKELGRFGIRFVGVAPGINKRTNMNNDENYQALAYTRGLDPNNIDNDYTGSIPLGRPGEHHEIGDLVSYLLSDHASYISGTTINISGGKSR; from the coding sequence ATGAAAAGTGAAGGCTGGCTCAACCTGGAGAGGAAAGTCATTATCGTGACCGGCGGCGCTTCCGGGATCGGCGCTAAAATTTCGCAAAACTTGCATGATAACAACGCCATTGTCGTGATTGGCGATTTGCATGAAAGCGAAGCGTCGGCGGAATACGCCGATCTGTTCATTCCTTGTGACATTACCAATAAAACCAGCGTGGAAAATATGGTGGCGGCAGTGATCGAGCGCTACGGCCATATTGACGGGTTAGTGAATAATGCCGGGGTAAATCGCCCTCGTCTGTTAGTCGACTTTTATAAAAAAAATAACCATTACGAAGCATCAGAAGATGATTTTGATTTTATTGTTCGTGTTAACCAAAAGGGGCCATTTTTATGCACGCAAGCCGTGGTTCGACATATGATTGACCGCAAAAAAGGCACGGTGGTGAATATTTCCTCCGAAGCTGGTACCGAGGGATCGGCCGGGCAAAGTATTTACTCGGCGACTAAAGGCGCGCTGAATAGTTTTACCCGTTCGTGGGCAAAAGAGTTAGGACGCTTTGGCATCCGTTTTGTCGGCGTCGCGCCAGGTATTAATAAAAGAACCAATATGAATAACGATGAAAACTATCAGGCGCTCGCTTATACGCGTGGGCTTGATCCTAATAATATTGATAACGACTATACCGGTTCAATACCGTTGGGTCGTCCGGGTGAACATCATGAAATTGGCGATTTAGTCTCTTATCTTCTCTCCGATCACGCGAGCTATATTAGTGGCACCACCATTAATATTTCCGGCGGAAAGTCGAGATAA
- a CDS encoding PTS mannitol transporter subunit IICB, translating into MTNTTIEATHKNKSTLVKIQRFGNFLSGMVMPNLGVFVAWGLITALFIPTGWIPNPHLGALVSPILTYLLPLLVGFTGGYIVHGQRGGAMGALATMGLIIGSDITMLSGAMIMGPFAAWLMKKVDQFLDGKFRAGFEMLISNFSMGIVGLVITLAGYIIIGPIITALVHLLSAGVNWTIAHDLLPLISIFVAPAQVLFLNNAINHGIMAPLGLEQVAVSGKSILFLVDANCGPSVGTLLAISFFGKGMAKKTAPTAALIAGVGGIGEVYFPFVLMKPVLVFATMGGITTSLTCFMLLGGGTVATPSPGSFFAMLVLTPKGAMLGNLVGFFAGMAVAFVIATVLLKLDKSPAEEEVELEVANPSAAATGVLALSDNAGRVINKIIVACDAGMGSSAMGASVLKNKLRKAMIDVQVANTKIEEIPGDADLVITHVQLVDRAKKLHSDKDMIFMPITNFIEGKQYDDIINFIKNGKT; encoded by the coding sequence ATGACGAACACAACAATTGAAGCGACACATAAAAATAAGAGCACGCTGGTAAAAATACAGCGTTTTGGTAACTTTCTCAGCGGCATGGTGATGCCAAACCTTGGGGTGTTTGTAGCCTGGGGGTTAATCACGGCGCTGTTTATTCCAACCGGTTGGATACCGAATCCGCATCTGGGGGCGTTGGTTAGCCCGATATTGACCTATTTGCTGCCGCTGCTGGTTGGTTTTACCGGCGGTTATATTGTGCATGGACAGCGCGGCGGGGCGATGGGCGCGCTGGCGACGATGGGGTTAATTATCGGTTCAGATATTACCATGCTGAGCGGTGCGATGATTATGGGACCGTTTGCCGCCTGGTTGATGAAAAAGGTCGATCAATTCCTTGACGGTAAGTTCCGCGCTGGTTTTGAAATGCTGATCAGTAACTTCAGTATGGGGATTGTCGGACTGGTGATTACGCTGGCAGGCTATATCATCATTGGCCCAATTATTACCGCGTTAGTTCATCTGTTATCGGCAGGCGTTAACTGGACTATTGCCCATGATCTGTTGCCGCTGATCTCGATCTTTGTCGCGCCCGCGCAGGTGTTATTCCTGAATAACGCCATTAACCACGGCATTATGGCGCCGCTGGGGCTGGAACAGGTCGCGGTATCGGGAAAATCCATTCTCTTCCTGGTAGATGCGAACTGCGGCCCCTCGGTGGGGACGTTGTTGGCTATCTCCTTTTTCGGTAAAGGGATGGCGAAAAAAACCGCGCCGACCGCAGCGTTAATTGCAGGCGTCGGCGGCATTGGCGAAGTCTATTTCCCCTTTGTCTTGATGAAGCCGGTACTGGTGTTTGCCACCATGGGCGGGATTACTACGTCGTTAACGTGTTTCATGCTGCTGGGCGGCGGAACGGTTGCCACACCTTCTCCGGGGAGTTTTTTCGCCATGTTAGTGTTGACGCCGAAAGGCGCGATGCTCGGAAACCTGGTGGGCTTCTTTGCCGGCATGGCGGTTGCGTTTGTGATTGCGACCGTGTTGCTGAAACTGGATAAAAGCCCGGCCGAGGAAGAGGTCGAACTGGAAGTGGCTAACCCATCGGCTGCCGCGACAGGCGTATTGGCGTTGAGTGACAACGCAGGTCGGGTAATTAATAAAATTATTGTGGCCTGTGATGCCGGAATGGGATCGAGCGCGATGGGTGCGTCGGTGCTGAAAAACAAACTACGCAAAGCGATGATCGATGTGCAGGTCGCCAATACCAAAATTGAAGAGATCCCCGGCGACGCGGATTTAGTGATAACGCACGTTCAACTCGTCGATCGGGCGAAGAAGCTTCATTCGGATAAGGACATGATTTTCATGCCGATTACCAACTTTATTGAAGGTAAACAGTATGATGACATCATCAACTTCATTAAGAACGGCAAGACCTAA
- a CDS encoding DeoR/GlpR family DNA-binding transcription regulator: protein MASSLTIERRNKLAQILIAEGSVKVGKIAEMFGVSTETIRKDLIYLDNKGIATKGHGGAIASGNILAIEQPLARKNTEHLDIKDKIAQIATQLVPEKGVVILDTGSTVQCVAKALVLKSRLTIISNAINIVQPLSGTDNDIFLVGGKFRSSSLAMVGMWGVTAFQSLNADIVFLGTDGLKHRNGPCTASYEEAEIKSAMVKSARLRVVVSDSTKFSSSGLFQFCDWSDIDYFITDSAIPEEELKKLENRTEVVIID from the coding sequence ATGGCCAGTTCTCTCACTATTGAGCGACGAAATAAATTAGCCCAAATCCTGATTGCGGAAGGCAGCGTTAAGGTTGGGAAAATTGCGGAAATGTTTGGGGTTTCAACCGAAACCATTCGCAAGGATCTGATCTATTTAGATAACAAAGGGATTGCGACCAAGGGTCACGGCGGTGCAATTGCATCAGGCAACATTCTCGCCATTGAACAGCCGCTGGCGCGCAAGAATACCGAACATTTGGATATTAAAGATAAGATTGCCCAAATCGCCACGCAACTGGTGCCGGAAAAAGGCGTCGTCATCCTTGATACCGGCAGTACCGTGCAGTGTGTTGCCAAAGCATTGGTTCTTAAAAGTCGTCTAACGATTATTTCTAACGCGATTAATATCGTGCAACCATTGAGCGGCACCGATAACGATATCTTTTTGGTCGGTGGTAAATTTCGCTCCAGCAGCCTGGCGATGGTGGGCATGTGGGGTGTGACGGCGTTCCAGTCGCTGAATGCCGATATTGTGTTTCTTGGTACTGACGGGTTGAAACACCGCAACGGGCCTTGCACCGCTTCGTATGAAGAAGCAGAAATAAAATCCGCCATGGTTAAAAGCGCGCGCTTGCGGGTTGTGGTTAGCGACAGCACCAAATTCAGTAGCTCAGGTCTGTTTCAATTCTGCGACTGGTCGGATATTGATTATTTCATTACTGACTCAGCGATCCCGGAAGAGGAGTTGAAAAAACTCGAAAACCGCACGGAAGTGGTGATTATTGACTAA
- the hxlB gene encoding 6-phospho-3-hexuloisomerase: MDYVGAKEKIILELSHTLSLVSSESVNELVRSIENADKVFFVGVGRVLLALEAMAKRLAHLGVKTYVVGQITEPAITERDLLIVGSGSGESMFPLGIARKAKGFKAKVAHIGSNPESSMKQVADLFVRIPVQTKLNLAGEVPSVQPMTSLFEQSLLLLGDTIALLMVEEKAIDMHSLWQLHANLE, encoded by the coding sequence ATGGATTACGTCGGTGCAAAAGAAAAAATTATCCTTGAGCTAAGCCATACGCTTAGCCTGGTATCCAGTGAAAGTGTCAATGAACTGGTGCGCAGTATTGAAAATGCCGACAAAGTCTTTTTTGTTGGCGTCGGGCGCGTGTTGCTGGCGCTAGAAGCGATGGCTAAGCGGCTAGCGCATTTAGGCGTGAAAACCTATGTGGTTGGGCAGATCACCGAGCCGGCGATTACCGAGCGCGATTTGCTGATTGTCGGCTCGGGGAGTGGTGAAAGTATGTTTCCACTCGGGATCGCCAGGAAAGCGAAGGGCTTTAAGGCGAAAGTGGCGCATATTGGTTCAAATCCGGAGAGTTCAATGAAACAGGTCGCCGATCTGTTTGTACGAATTCCGGTGCAAACCAAGTTAAACCTGGCGGGAGAAGTGCCTTCGGTTCAGCCGATGACCAGCCTGTTTGAACAATCTTTATTACTGCTTGGCGACACTATCGCACTGTTAATGGTTGAGGAGAAAGCCATTGATATGCATAGCTTGTGGCAGCTTCATGCAAACCTTGAATAG
- a CDS encoding transporter substrate-binding domain-containing protein, with product MQITKKIALAGALFSVMALHSVSAASNAWQEIKARGTLRVATDMSLPPSGMLDAKLKPIGSDVETAQLLAKDWGLKLTFIETTGPTRIPNLQTGKADIVISTLSVTPQRAQVIDFSRAYAGLRSVIAAPAAVKIAGWDDLKGKAITVTRGTTQDTQLTQEAMKRGFTVQRYDDDATLVTAAVSGQAFAVATSATLVNQIKKQNPKLAFEPKMTLQVFDLAIGLPKDQPELKAKLDQWIETNLKNGKLNAIYQKYHGEPIPQEIINR from the coding sequence ATGCAGATAACGAAAAAGATAGCCCTGGCGGGCGCCCTGTTCAGCGTCATGGCGCTGCACTCTGTTTCGGCGGCGTCGAATGCCTGGCAAGAGATTAAAGCCAGAGGAACCTTACGTGTGGCAACTGACATGTCATTGCCGCCCTCCGGTATGTTGGATGCCAAACTGAAACCCATCGGCTCCGATGTTGAAACGGCACAATTGTTGGCGAAAGATTGGGGGCTGAAACTAACGTTTATTGAAACCACCGGGCCGACCCGCATTCCCAATCTACAAACCGGCAAGGCGGATATTGTGATTTCCACGCTTTCGGTTACGCCGCAACGTGCGCAGGTGATTGACTTTTCACGCGCTTATGCGGGCTTGCGCTCGGTGATTGCCGCGCCTGCGGCGGTGAAGATCGCCGGTTGGGATGACTTGAAAGGTAAAGCGATCACTGTGACGCGTGGCACTACGCAGGATACACAACTCACCCAAGAGGCGATGAAGCGCGGTTTCACGGTGCAACGCTACGATGATGATGCCACGTTGGTGACTGCCGCGGTCAGCGGCCAGGCGTTTGCCGTCGCCACCTCGGCGACGCTGGTTAACCAGATCAAAAAGCAGAACCCGAAGTTAGCGTTTGAGCCCAAAATGACGCTGCAGGTTTTTGATCTGGCAATTGGTTTGCCGAAGGACCAGCCAGAACTGAAAGCTAAACTTGATCAATGGATTGAAACCAACCTGAAAAACGGCAAACTCAACGCTATCTACCAGAAATACCACGGTGAGCCGATTCCGCAGGAAATTATTAACCGCTAA
- a CDS encoding amino acid ABC transporter ATP-binding protein encodes MSIITLNNVQKSFGEISVLNDVSFSVDKGQVVALIGASGSGKSTALRCIDRLEVINGGSIEVCGHRVDDPHLDLRRLRQDVGIVFQSYNLFPHLTIEQNITLGPLSVKKQPKQDARRLAHSVLEQVGLADKAESYPEQLSGGQQQRAAIARSLAMKPKVMLFDEVTSALDPKLTGEVLRVIERLAGSGMTMIMVTHEMNFARRIADKVVFMHQGRVHESGDASILQQPATSELQDFISNEL; translated from the coding sequence ATGTCGATCATCACGCTAAATAATGTGCAAAAAAGCTTCGGCGAGATCTCGGTGCTGAATGATGTCTCCTTCTCGGTCGATAAGGGGCAAGTAGTGGCGCTGATTGGCGCCAGCGGTTCGGGGAAAAGCACCGCGCTGCGTTGTATCGACCGTCTTGAAGTGATCAACGGCGGGAGTATCGAAGTGTGTGGACATCGGGTTGATGATCCGCATCTAGATCTCCGTCGGCTACGTCAGGATGTCGGGATCGTGTTTCAAAGCTACAACCTGTTTCCGCATCTGACCATTGAACAGAATATTACGCTTGGCCCGCTCTCGGTGAAGAAGCAGCCAAAACAAGATGCGCGGCGGCTGGCGCACTCGGTGTTAGAGCAGGTTGGGCTCGCGGACAAAGCAGAGAGTTACCCTGAACAACTCTCCGGCGGCCAGCAACAGCGGGCGGCGATTGCCCGCTCACTGGCGATGAAACCTAAAGTGATGCTGTTTGACGAAGTGACCTCGGCATTGGATCCGAAACTGACCGGTGAAGTGCTACGGGTGATTGAACGCCTGGCCGGCAGCGGAATGACGATGATTATGGTGACACACGAAATGAATTTTGCCCGGCGAATCGCCGACAAGGTGGTCTTTATGCATCAGGGAAGGGTACATGAAAGTGGCGACGCCTCGATTTTGCAACAGCCAGCCACCTCAGAACTACAAGATTTTATCTCGAACGAGTTGTAA
- a CDS encoding ribulose-phosphate 3-epimerase, whose protein sequence is MERKIITSPSIMCADLLNLESSVKALNQAGVDALHIDLIDGAFSPSMPLGIDTVKRLREKTDLPFDVHIMANNNEWFIQQVLDIGVQQISFHYETSLHADRLINLIKKRGVKASVALNPATSLSCLEYLLPQLDNVLLMLINPGFAGDKSEKQVTYSEVKIKDLARRIRATERDIGIQVDGRVSLESIPDLIRAGASNLVLGSTSLYIPGRTLEENKRQLDLAIAQGLSVH, encoded by the coding sequence ATGGAAAGGAAAATTATTACCTCGCCATCAATTATGTGTGCGGACTTATTAAATCTGGAAAGTTCGGTTAAGGCATTAAACCAGGCCGGTGTTGATGCATTACATATTGACCTGATTGATGGCGCTTTTAGCCCGAGCATGCCATTGGGGATCGATACGGTTAAACGCTTACGTGAAAAAACCGATTTACCGTTCGATGTACATATTATGGCGAACAATAATGAATGGTTTATCCAGCAGGTGTTAGATATTGGCGTACAGCAAATCTCTTTCCATTACGAAACCAGTCTACATGCCGATCGTTTAATTAATCTAATTAAAAAACGGGGCGTAAAAGCCAGTGTTGCATTAAATCCGGCGACGTCGCTTTCTTGCCTGGAGTATTTATTACCGCAGCTTGATAACGTATTGCTGATGTTAATTAACCCAGGTTTTGCCGGTGATAAAAGCGAAAAACAGGTTACCTATTCAGAAGTAAAAATAAAGGATCTTGCTCGCAGGATTCGCGCCACTGAACGGGATATTGGTATTCAGGTTGATGGACGCGTTTCCCTGGAGTCGATTCCTGACTTAATTCGCGCCGGTGCCAGTAACTTGGTGTTAGGAAGCACCAGTTTGTACATCCCTGGACGGACGCTGGAAGAGAACAAACGACAGCTAGATCTGGCGATAGCGCAGGGGCTATCGGTGCATTAA